In Lacrimispora indolis DSM 755, a genomic segment contains:
- a CDS encoding biosynthetic peptidoglycan transglycosylase, producing MRIGTFIRRMVFLLMTVCLLAGFTVAYKGYEMYREALNGTGLQERVESVRDKEGYTEYDNLPQIYVNAVISVEDHRFYRHNGIDLIAIARAVTNDIRAGKLVEGGSTITQQLAKNLYFDQDKDIARKAAEVFMAFDIEKNYSKEEIFELYVNCIYFGDGYYSVGDASEGYFKKTPEEMTEYESTLLAGVPNAPSKYAPTKNPVLAEKRQMKVLQRMEACGYFSAEEAETVAEQMVALH from the coding sequence ATGAGAATTGGAACATTTATAAGAAGAATGGTATTTTTGCTGATGACAGTGTGTCTTTTAGCCGGATTCACTGTGGCATATAAGGGGTATGAGATGTACCGGGAGGCTCTTAATGGAACCGGACTCCAGGAACGTGTGGAGTCTGTTCGGGATAAAGAAGGCTATACGGAATATGATAACCTGCCCCAGATTTATGTGAACGCAGTCATATCGGTGGAGGATCACCGTTTTTACCGCCATAATGGGATCGACTTAATTGCCATTGCCAGGGCAGTGACAAACGATATCAGGGCCGGAAAGCTTGTGGAAGGCGGCAGCACCATAACCCAGCAGCTTGCAAAGAACTTATATTTTGACCAGGATAAGGACATTGCCAGGAAAGCGGCCGAGGTGTTCATGGCCTTTGATATTGAGAAAAATTATTCCAAGGAGGAAATTTTTGAGCTGTATGTGAACTGCATTTATTTTGGGGACGGATATTACAGCGTAGGTGATGCCAGTGAGGGCTACTTTAAGAAAACGCCGGAGGAAATGACGGAGTATGAAAGCACTCTTTTAGCCGGTGTTCCTAATGCCCCATCCAAATATGCTCCGACCAAAAACCCGGTTCTTGCAGAGAAACGGCAGATGAAAGTTCTTCAGAGAATGGAGGCATGCGGATACTTTTCAGCGGAAGAAGCGGAGACAGTGGCGGAACAGATGGTTGCCCTTCATTGA
- the larB gene encoding nickel pincer cofactor biosynthesis protein LarB, translated as MEIRDMLNLVKSGEMEIREAEQLLKDLPYEDLGYAKLDHHRALRSGFGETVFCQGKPDPYLVEIYRKFYERDGEVLGTRASVEQFDLVKAVVPEVCYDPISRILKVERPGKERKGCVAVCTGGTADIPVAEEAAQTAEYFGCQVDRIFDVGVAGIHRLLSQRDRIRNASCIIAVAGMEGALGTVIAGLAECPVIAVPTSVGYGASFHGLSALLTMLNSCANGISVVNIDNGYGAGYIATQINRLAVR; from the coding sequence ATGGAGATTAGAGATATGCTTAACCTGGTGAAATCAGGAGAAATGGAAATCAGGGAAGCAGAGCAGCTGTTAAAGGATCTTCCTTATGAAGATCTGGGCTATGCAAAGCTGGACCACCACAGAGCGCTTCGTTCCGGCTTTGGAGAGACAGTCTTTTGTCAGGGAAAGCCGGATCCATATCTGGTGGAGATTTACAGGAAATTCTATGAAAGGGATGGTGAGGTGCTGGGAACCAGGGCGTCAGTGGAACAGTTTGATCTGGTTAAGGCCGTTGTGCCTGAAGTCTGTTATGACCCCATATCCAGGATCCTGAAGGTGGAGCGCCCGGGAAAGGAAAGGAAAGGCTGTGTGGCAGTCTGTACCGGCGGTACGGCTGATATTCCGGTAGCAGAGGAGGCGGCGCAGACCGCAGAATATTTCGGCTGCCAGGTGGACCGGATCTTTGATGTGGGGGTGGCAGGAATCCACCGCCTTCTTTCCCAAAGGGACAGGATCAGGAATGCCAGCTGTATTATTGCTGTGGCAGGAATGGAAGGGGCTCTTGGGACGGTGATTGCCGGGCTGGCGGAATGCCCGGTCATTGCAGTTCCAACCTCCGTAGGTTACGGAGCCAGCTTCCATGGGCTGTCAGCTCTTCTTACAATGCTGAATTCCTGCGCAAATGGAATTTCCGTTGTAAACATTGATAATGGATATGGAGCCGGATATATAGCAACACAAATCAATCGACTGGCGGTGAGATAA
- a CDS encoding ABC transporter substrate-binding protein, producing the protein MIKCKWGIAAAFMMSAVVMSGCGKTGGTQAAGQAQTVTEASETEAAGEKDGVVVVMGVTSEPEAGFDPAYGWGAGEHVHEPLIQSTLTVTDKDLNIGYDLATDMEAGSDGMTWTVKIRNDVSFTDGEKLTAQDVAFTYNTLRDTSSVNDFTMLDRAEALDDTTVVFYMKHPYSIWPYTMAIVGIVPEHAYGADYGEHPIGSGRYILKQWDRGQQVILEANPDYYGEAPKMKRVTVLFMEEDAALAAVQSGQADVAYTAASYSDLTVPGFGLLDCKTVDNRGFNLPVIPSGSVSEEGVPMGNDFTSDVMVRRAVNMGINREEMIDHVLNGYGSPAYSVCDKMPWYEPSAKTEYDPEGAEALLEAAGWKKGGDGIREKDGKRAELHFLYPASDSVRQALAADTVNQLKKIGIDGQMEGVGWDTAYDRAQSQPLIWGWGAHTPMELYNIYHTMEETGLAAYSPYANEKVDQYMDEALAQNDLEKSYELWKKAQWDGETGITQNGDIPWIWLVNIDHLYWVRDGLKVADQKLHPHGHGWSIVNNVDQWRWGS; encoded by the coding sequence ATGATAAAGTGTAAATGGGGGATTGCCGCGGCTTTTATGATGTCTGCCGTGGTCATGAGCGGATGTGGAAAGACAGGCGGGACCCAGGCTGCAGGGCAGGCCCAGACGGTTACGGAAGCTTCTGAAACAGAGGCCGCCGGGGAAAAAGACGGAGTTGTAGTGGTAATGGGAGTCACCTCGGAGCCTGAAGCAGGATTTGATCCGGCTTATGGCTGGGGAGCCGGGGAACATGTCCATGAGCCTTTGATTCAGAGCACACTCACGGTTACGGATAAGGATTTGAACATTGGTTACGATCTGGCAACGGATATGGAGGCAGGCAGCGATGGTATGACCTGGACCGTTAAGATCCGGAATGACGTTTCCTTTACTGATGGGGAGAAGCTGACCGCACAGGATGTGGCCTTTACTTATAATACCCTGAGGGATACCAGCTCGGTCAATGATTTTACCATGCTGGACCGGGCCGAAGCCCTGGATGATACGACGGTGGTATTTTATATGAAGCATCCGTATTCCATCTGGCCTTATACCATGGCAATCGTCGGGATCGTGCCGGAACATGCATATGGTGCGGATTACGGGGAACATCCCATCGGGTCCGGCCGGTACATATTAAAGCAGTGGGACAGGGGGCAGCAGGTGATCCTGGAAGCCAATCCCGATTATTATGGAGAGGCTCCAAAGATGAAACGGGTCACGGTCCTTTTTATGGAGGAAGATGCGGCTTTGGCGGCAGTCCAGTCCGGGCAGGCTGATGTTGCCTATACGGCAGCGTCCTATTCGGATTTAACAGTACCGGGGTTTGGGCTTTTGGACTGCAAAACAGTGGATAACCGGGGCTTTAACCTTCCTGTCATTCCTTCCGGAAGCGTATCGGAAGAAGGGGTGCCCATGGGAAATGATTTTACCAGTGATGTAATGGTCAGAAGGGCCGTCAATATGGGAATCAACCGGGAGGAAATGATCGATCACGTGCTGAACGGATACGGCAGTCCTGCCTACAGCGTCTGTGACAAAATGCCGTGGTATGAGCCTTCAGCAAAAACAGAGTATGACCCGGAAGGGGCAGAGGCTCTGCTTGAAGCGGCAGGCTGGAAAAAGGGCGGGGACGGGATTCGTGAAAAGGATGGGAAACGGGCAGAGCTTCATTTCCTCTATCCTGCCAGCGATTCCGTAAGGCAGGCCCTTGCCGCGGACACTGTCAATCAGCTGAAAAAGATTGGAATTGACGGGCAGATGGAAGGAGTTGGCTGGGACACGGCCTACGACAGAGCCCAGTCACAGCCTTTGATCTGGGGCTGGGGAGCCCACACGCCCATGGAGCTTTATAATATTTACCATACCATGGAGGAAACAGGGCTTGCGGCCTATTCCCCTTATGCCAATGAAAAGGTGGATCAGTACATGGATGAAGCCCTGGCACAAAATGATCTGGAAAAATCCTATGAGCTGTGGAAAAAGGCCCAGTGGGATGGGGAAACCGGCATTACCCAGAATGGGGATATTCCTTGGATCTGGCTTGTAAATATCGATCATTTATACTGGGTAAGGGATGGATTAAAGGTTGCGGACCAGAAGCTTCATCCCCATGGACATGGCTGGTCCATCGTAAATAATGTAGATCAGTGGAGATGGGGATCATGA
- a CDS encoding ABC transporter permease, which produces MKQWNGRKTMVCLLIVFIALLTAVAVAGQFYRTEALVTDFSRKNMPPCLSYPFGTDWLGRDMFARTVTGLSMSIRIGLLTAAVSTVMAFFLGLFAASMGKVADGLVIGLIDLVMGIPHILLLVLISFAMGKGFKGVVIGISLTHWTSLARLIRGEVLQLKESQYIKISRKLGHGGFETALKHMTPHLLPQLFVGLVLLFPHAILHEASITFLGFGLSPEQPAIGVILSESMKYLAMGKWWLALFPGAFLVVVVLLFHLTGEMMSRLMDPGFVHQ; this is translated from the coding sequence ATGAAACAATGGAACGGCCGGAAAACCATGGTCTGTCTCCTCATAGTTTTTATTGCACTTTTGACGGCTGTGGCCGTTGCCGGGCAGTTTTACAGGACAGAGGCTTTGGTCACTGATTTTTCCAGGAAAAATATGCCGCCCTGTCTTTCTTATCCCTTTGGTACGGACTGGCTGGGCCGGGACATGTTCGCCCGGACCGTGACAGGCCTTTCCATGAGCATCCGGATCGGTCTTCTCACTGCGGCTGTCAGCACGGTTATGGCATTTTTTCTGGGGCTTTTTGCGGCATCCATGGGAAAGGTGGCTGATGGGCTTGTGATCGGACTCATTGACCTTGTCATGGGGATCCCTCACATCCTTTTGCTGGTTCTGATCTCCTTTGCCATGGGAAAGGGCTTTAAGGGAGTGGTGATAGGCATATCCCTGACTCACTGGACCTCCCTTGCAAGGCTGATCCGGGGAGAGGTTCTTCAGCTTAAGGAGAGCCAGTACATAAAGATTTCCCGTAAGCTTGGTCATGGCGGATTTGAAACAGCCCTTAAGCATATGACCCCTCATTTGCTTCCGCAGCTTTTTGTGGGGCTTGTGCTGTTATTTCCTCATGCAATCCTTCATGAGGCCAGCATCACGTTTCTGGGCTTCGGGCTTTCTCCGGAGCAGCCGGCCATTGGCGTGATTTTGTCGGAGAGCATGAAGTACCTGGCAATGGGGAAATGGTGGCTTGCCCTGTTTCCGGGAGCGTTTCTGGTGGTTGTAGTTCTGCTGTTTCATTTAACAGGGGAAATGATGAGCAGGCTTATGGATCCCGGCTTTGTACATCAGTAG
- a CDS encoding 3'-5' exonuclease: protein MAVRQFAGRRLNQYAENYVVFDLETTGISPEEDSIIEISAIKVKGHEPVAEFDTLINPGTHIPAGATNVNGITDDMVREAPGLREALPDFLTFIEGEILVGHNIQSFDLLFLYRAAEELLGIGVPNDYVDTLFMAKACLPQLGRHRLTDISAYFHIDTDGAHRALSDCIMNQKCYEEMGKLDNKVEAEVCPQCGGVLKLRSGKFGQFYGCSNFPQCRFTRNV, encoded by the coding sequence ATGGCTGTCAGACAGTTTGCAGGCAGACGTTTGAACCAATACGCAGAAAATTACGTAGTATTTGACTTGGAGACAACAGGCATCAGTCCTGAAGAGGATTCCATTATTGAGATATCCGCGATCAAGGTGAAGGGACATGAACCTGTAGCCGAATTTGATACACTGATCAATCCTGGGACTCATATTCCGGCCGGGGCTACCAACGTAAATGGAATCACAGATGACATGGTAAGGGAAGCTCCCGGATTAAGAGAAGCCCTGCCGGATTTCCTTACCTTTATCGAAGGGGAGATCCTGGTAGGACACAATATCCAGTCCTTTGACTTGCTTTTCCTTTACCGGGCTGCAGAAGAGCTTCTTGGAATAGGGGTGCCCAATGATTATGTGGATACTCTTTTTATGGCAAAGGCCTGCCTTCCCCAGCTTGGACGCCACCGTTTGACGGATATATCTGCGTATTTCCATATTGATACGGATGGAGCTCACCGGGCACTTTCTGATTGTATCATGAACCAGAAGTGCTATGAGGAGATGGGAAAACTGGACAATAAAGTGGAAGCTGAAGTTTGCCCTCAATGCGGCGGGGTGCTTAAGCTTCGCAGCGGAAAATTTGGACAATTTTACGGCTGTTCCAATTTTCCCCAGTGCCGTTTTACAAGGAATGTTTAA
- a CDS encoding ABC transporter permease yields MKNSWKGRKIIWFLFKQFGRMAVLLFLVNAAAFFLVSISPIDPLKVNVGQAALGSMSQEQIAKLSLYWGTGLPPVERFLSWAGDFIKGDMGTSLLYRQPVSHVIGVKLSNSLWLMTVSWVVSGGAGFALGVLAGANRGKTVDKVISAYALVTASTPAFWLALVFLMVFAVRLHILPIGLSVPIGMEAAEVTLKDRVIHGILPCLTLSVSGMSAILLHTRGKMIQVLESDYVLFARARGESKSQIVFRHGIRNVLLPAMTLQLASVSEIFGGSVLVEQVFSYPGLGQAAVTAGLGGDVPLLLGITVISAAIVFTGNFTANVLYGTVDPRMRKGREGA; encoded by the coding sequence ATGAAAAACAGCTGGAAAGGAAGGAAGATCATTTGGTTTTTATTTAAACAGTTTGGGCGGATGGCAGTCCTTCTTTTTCTGGTAAATGCAGCGGCTTTTTTTCTGGTATCGATTTCGCCCATTGATCCTTTAAAGGTCAATGTGGGCCAGGCAGCCCTTGGCTCCATGAGCCAGGAGCAGATCGCAAAGCTTTCCCTGTATTGGGGGACCGGGCTGCCGCCTGTGGAACGCTTCCTTTCCTGGGCCGGCGATTTTATAAAAGGGGATATGGGAACTTCACTTTTGTACCGGCAGCCTGTTTCTCATGTAATCGGCGTGAAGCTGTCAAATTCCCTGTGGCTTATGACTGTTTCCTGGGTGGTTTCCGGAGGAGCCGGTTTTGCCCTGGGGGTCCTGGCAGGTGCAAACAGAGGAAAGACGGTGGATAAAGTGATTTCCGCTTATGCCCTGGTGACTGCCAGCACCCCGGCTTTTTGGCTGGCCCTGGTGTTTTTGATGGTGTTTGCCGTACGGCTCCACATTCTTCCCATCGGGCTCAGCGTTCCCATTGGCATGGAAGCGGCGGAGGTCACGTTAAAGGACCGGGTGATCCATGGGATTCTTCCCTGCCTGACCCTTTCTGTTTCCGGGATGTCTGCCATCCTCCTTCATACAAGAGGGAAAATGATTCAGGTCCTGGAAAGCGATTACGTTCTTTTTGCAAGGGCCAGGGGAGAATCCAAAAGCCAGATCGTTTTTCGCCACGGGATCAGGAACGTCCTTCTGCCCGCCATGACCCTCCAGCTTGCTTCTGTCAGCGAAATCTTCGGAGGCTCGGTCCTGGTGGAGCAGGTATTCTCTTATCCAGGCCTTGGCCAGGCGGCTGTGACAGCCGGACTTGGAGGTGATGTGCCTCTGCTTCTGGGGATCACTGTCATCAGCGCAGCCATTGTATTTACAGGGAATTTTACGGCAAACGTGCTTTACGGCACAGTGGATCCGAGAATGAGAAAAGGGAGGGAAGGCGCATGA
- a CDS encoding ABC transporter ATP-binding protein, translating to MEEKKTVLSVEHLSVSFTQYERWIQRTTLLAVKDVSLTVKEGELVAVVGSSGSGKSLLAHGVLGILPYNAAWTGDISYYGEKLTEERRKKLRGKEIVLVPQSVSYLDPLMKAGPQIRKGRKDKESRGESLKTLKRYGLDESVERLYPYELSGGMTRRILISTAVMEKPRLVIADEPTPGLHAEAARRVLSHFREMADEGAGVLLITHDLELALEIADRIVVFYAGTSVEEASASDFREEKCLRHPYSKALYRAMPDHGFWAAPGTQPYLKDRPKGCPYSPRCEHREARCSGEVEYVGLRGGMVRCVKVKEG from the coding sequence TTGGAAGAGAAGAAAACAGTTCTGTCGGTAGAGCACTTATCGGTGTCATTCACCCAATATGAGCGTTGGATACAAAGGACCACTCTTTTGGCTGTCAAGGACGTGAGCCTGACTGTGAAAGAAGGGGAGCTGGTGGCAGTGGTCGGCTCCAGCGGATCAGGCAAAAGCCTGCTGGCACATGGTGTTCTGGGGATTCTGCCTTATAATGCGGCCTGGACCGGAGATATCTCCTATTATGGAGAGAAGCTGACGGAAGAGCGGAGAAAAAAGCTGCGGGGAAAGGAGATCGTTCTGGTTCCCCAAAGTGTTTCCTATTTAGATCCCTTAATGAAAGCCGGACCTCAGATCAGGAAAGGGAGGAAGGATAAGGAAAGCAGGGGGGAGAGCTTAAAAACGCTGAAACGGTACGGACTTGATGAGAGCGTGGAACGATTGTATCCCTATGAATTGTCAGGGGGAATGACCAGAAGAATCCTGATTTCCACTGCTGTCATGGAAAAACCAAGACTGGTCATTGCAGATGAGCCTACGCCGGGACTCCATGCGGAGGCCGCAAGGAGGGTGTTGTCCCATTTTCGGGAAATGGCCGATGAAGGGGCGGGGGTGCTTCTCATCACCCATGATCTGGAACTGGCGCTTGAAATTGCGGACCGCATTGTGGTATTCTATGCCGGAACCAGCGTTGAGGAAGCATCTGCCTCTGATTTCAGGGAGGAAAAATGCCTGCGCCATCCATATTCAAAGGCCCTTTACAGGGCCATGCCTGACCATGGATTTTGGGCTGCGCCGGGAACCCAGCCTTACTTAAAGGACCGTCCTAAAGGCTGCCCTTATAGTCCCAGATGTGAGCATCGGGAAGCAAGGTGTTCCGGGGAAGTGGAATACGTTGGCCTGCGGGGAGGAATGGTCCGGTGTGTAAAGGTAAAGGAGGGATAA
- a CDS encoding carbohydrate ABC transporter permease, which translates to MKERNTSNLQVKRTAAAAALIVLFSILAILIILPIWVLFVASFKPGSDLLQYGLNLDIRVSRMSLDNYVLLFAGQHEYWKWFFNSISLTVVTVVSTLFVSSFVGYGFAAYEFKGKKVLFVIVLLILSIPLEVVMLPLYKQMSGWKMMDSYAAVILPFVAHASTIFFFRQYLMSIPGSLLEAGRIDGATEYGIFYRLIVPLMKPAFSAMAILNGMNAWNNYLWPLLVIRSSEKYPLTLGLNTLINPYGDNYSLLIVGSVFSVIPIFLLFVAFQKYFIEGMMAGAVKG; encoded by the coding sequence ATGAAGGAAAGAAATACATCAAATCTGCAGGTCAAACGAACGGCGGCAGCGGCAGCACTGATCGTTTTGTTTTCCATTCTTGCCATATTGATCATCCTTCCCATTTGGGTGTTGTTTGTGGCCAGCTTTAAGCCTGGCAGTGATTTGCTGCAATACGGCCTTAACCTGGACATTCGTGTTTCCAGGATGAGTCTGGACAACTATGTTCTGCTGTTTGCAGGGCAGCATGAATACTGGAAATGGTTCTTTAACAGCATCTCCCTTACCGTTGTTACGGTGGTAAGCACCCTGTTTGTAAGCTCCTTTGTGGGATATGGATTTGCAGCTTATGAATTTAAGGGAAAAAAGGTGCTGTTTGTCATCGTTCTTCTGATCCTTTCCATACCTTTGGAGGTGGTTATGCTTCCCCTGTATAAGCAGATGTCCGGCTGGAAGATGATGGACAGCTATGCAGCAGTCATTCTCCCCTTTGTTGCCCATGCTTCCACGATCTTTTTCTTCAGGCAGTACCTGATGAGCATTCCAGGATCTCTTTTAGAAGCCGGAAGAATTGACGGCGCCACCGAGTACGGGATTTTTTACAGGCTGATCGTTCCTCTGATGAAGCCTGCGTTTTCCGCCATGGCCATTCTCAATGGAATGAATGCGTGGAACAATTATTTATGGCCTCTTTTGGTGATCCGGTCTTCTGAAAAATATCCCCTGACCCTGGGCTTAAATACCCTCATCAACCCATATGGGGATAATTACAGCCTTCTGATCGTAGGCTCTGTTTTCTCAGTGATCCCCATATTCCTCCTGTTTGTGGCATTCCAGAAATACTTCATTGAAGGAATGATGGCAGGGGCTGTGAAAGGATAG
- a CDS encoding GNAT family N-acetyltransferase: protein MEFLIERADPSDYLIMADVIQSVWQQIEQKDWFVADDSEYTRHTLTEGNGIGYKAFEAESGTLAGVFIAALPGDREENLGRDIGLSQEELGKVAHMESVAILPEYRGNGLQYILMKTAEEELRKQGFRHLMCTVHPENKYSRNNMIKQGYRVVLTKEKYGGYLRDILLKEIS, encoded by the coding sequence ATGGAATTTTTGATTGAAAGGGCAGATCCCTCGGATTATCTGATCATGGCTGATGTGATCCAGTCGGTGTGGCAGCAGATTGAGCAGAAGGACTGGTTTGTTGCCGATGATTCAGAATACACCCGCCATACCCTGACAGAGGGAAACGGAATCGGTTACAAGGCCTTTGAAGCGGAATCCGGGACCCTGGCCGGTGTATTTATTGCTGCACTGCCGGGAGACAGGGAAGAAAACCTTGGCCGGGACATTGGCCTCTCCCAGGAAGAGCTGGGAAAGGTGGCCCATATGGAGTCAGTGGCTATTCTTCCGGAATACCGGGGAAACGGCCTTCAGTATATTCTGATGAAGACTGCAGAGGAAGAACTCAGGAAACAGGGCTTCCGGCATCTGATGTGCACGGTCCATCCGGAAAATAAATACAGCAGGAACAATATGATAAAGCAGGGGTACCGGGTTGTCCTGACTAAGGAAAAATACGGCGGATATTTAAGGGATATTTTACTAAAAGAAATATCTTAA
- a CDS encoding ABC transporter ATP-binding protein → MRLEAKNISFRYDNGNRQILNDLTMHMDSGDRLGLIAPSGFGKTTCCKILAGYERPDKGEVILDGKPLSSYKGYCPVQMIWQHPESSVNPRLKLREVLKEGDGVEKRIIEGLGIEAEWLNRYPAEVSGGELQRFCIARALGGGTKFLLADEISTMLDLITQSQIWNFLISEVKKRGIGLLVVSHSEGLLKRICTRRLDLHEQ, encoded by the coding sequence GTGAGACTGGAAGCTAAAAACATATCATTCCGGTATGATAATGGGAATAGACAGATATTAAACGATTTGACCATGCACATGGACAGCGGGGACCGTTTGGGGCTGATTGCTCCCAGCGGCTTTGGAAAGACCACCTGCTGCAAGATTCTTGCAGGGTATGAAAGACCGGACAAGGGAGAGGTGATTTTAGACGGAAAGCCCCTTTCTTCTTATAAGGGCTATTGCCCTGTCCAGATGATCTGGCAGCATCCGGAAAGCTCTGTAAACCCAAGGCTTAAGCTTAGGGAGGTTTTAAAAGAGGGGGATGGGGTGGAAAAACGGATCATAGAAGGACTTGGCATTGAAGCGGAATGGTTAAACCGGTATCCTGCCGAGGTTTCGGGAGGTGAGCTCCAGCGTTTCTGCATAGCCCGGGCGCTGGGCGGGGGAACTAAGTTTCTCCTTGCGGATGAGATCAGTACCATGCTGGATTTGATCACCCAGAGTCAGATCTGGAATTTTCTCATATCGGAAGTGAAGAAACGGGGAATCGGCCTTTTGGTGGTCAGCCATTCCGAGGGCCTTTTAAAGCGCATATGCACAAGAAGGCTTGATTTGCACGAACAATAA
- a CDS encoding glycoside hydrolase family 43 protein — MDSRNFKKTPYNEPFIPQRADPYLYRHEDGSYYFTASVPEYDRIILRRSETIQGLKDEKEVTIWDKHRKGIMSAHIWAPELHYMDGRWYIYFAAGDVEDVWAIRPYVLECREQDPMTGTWRELGMVQPFDDYTFQDFSLDMTVFDHGGSRYCIWAEKVSVGKKISNLYIARMETPWKLSSEQVTLSAPDYDWERVGFWVNEGPAVLKHGNKIYVTYSASATGACYCMGLLSIDGDGDLLDRNAWKKEREPVFKTVAEAGIFGPGHNCFVKSEDGLQDIMVYHARQYDEISGDPLYDPNRHAYAIKVGWGEHGPVFDWKNYIR, encoded by the coding sequence ATGGACAGCCGTAATTTTAAGAAAACCCCTTATAATGAACCCTTTATCCCTCAAAGGGCAGACCCCTATCTATACCGCCATGAAGATGGAAGCTATTATTTTACCGCATCGGTGCCGGAATACGACAGGATCATTCTTCGGCGTTCCGAAACAATCCAGGGATTAAAGGATGAAAAGGAAGTGACTATCTGGGATAAACACCGGAAAGGGATCATGAGCGCACATATCTGGGCTCCGGAGCTTCATTATATGGACGGCAGGTGGTACATTTATTTTGCAGCAGGGGATGTGGAGGACGTCTGGGCTATCCGCCCTTATGTGCTGGAATGCAGGGAACAAGACCCGATGACAGGTACCTGGAGAGAGCTGGGCATGGTACAGCCCTTTGATGATTATACGTTTCAGGATTTTTCCCTGGACATGACAGTTTTTGACCATGGCGGGAGCCGGTATTGTATCTGGGCAGAAAAGGTCAGCGTAGGAAAGAAGATTTCCAATTTATACATAGCCAGAATGGAGACACCCTGGAAGCTTTCATCGGAGCAGGTGACTCTTTCTGCTCCTGATTATGATTGGGAACGGGTAGGTTTTTGGGTCAATGAAGGACCGGCGGTTTTAAAGCATGGGAATAAGATTTATGTCACTTATTCTGCCAGCGCCACAGGGGCGTGTTACTGCATGGGACTTTTAAGCATTGATGGAGATGGAGATTTGCTGGATCGGAATGCATGGAAAAAGGAGCGGGAGCCTGTATTTAAGACAGTAGCGGAAGCAGGAATTTTTGGTCCGGGACATAATTGTTTTGTAAAAAGCGAAGACGGGCTTCAGGATATTATGGTATATCATGCAAGGCAGTACGATGAGATCTCCGGAGATCCTCTCTACGATCCCAACCGGCATGCTTATGCGATAAAGGTTGGCTGGGGAGAGCATGGCCCGGTATTTGACTGGAAGAATTATATAAGATAA